TTTCATCTTGTTCTCCTGACAGAGGCTTCACAGAGAGCTGCCTCTGTCTGCAGAAGAACTTGAGGATGTGTTTGACTCTCTGGATACAGACCATGCTGGTTACCTCACCCTGGAGGCCTTCTCCTCTAGATTCAGTAGGTTTCCTGTCATCAGCGGCCCTTACCGTAGCATGCATTTCTTTCTCCAAacagctgtcaatcaaacatgaagcagatgaaacagaaacagagaacACTAAAATTTATGTCTGATGTAAAATATGCACGAAAATCAATTAGTTTATTGTTTCGAGCTTTTTAAGCTGGATTATGTAATTTTAGTAAGAGAGAGGCCACAAAAACAAGCAGAACTTGGTAACTTGAATAAAAATTACTTTCACAAATCTCCAGATATAAATGCatcataataaatatttttaggcATGGCCCCTCTTGGCTTCCATACAAAATCCCTGAGGACAAATTTTCCGTTATGAATGACCAATGCAAATTGTTCCACTTAGCAACTACCACACTGTTTATTAAAGTTATACACCACTTGCCTTTTCAAAAGCTCACTTAAAAATTTCACATCGGGATGAATAAAAAGCCACAACAGTTGTCTGTTACACCATTTctactgttgccatggtgaccaGCCATGTCAGCCTCCTGAGCAGGAAGGTGTTTTGAGGCGGAGCTGAAGCTCAGCAGAGAGAGATGTGGACTAAATAAGGCAGAGTAGCAAAATCCAAAAATCAAGGTCTATGGTGTCgattttattaatgattttagcctttcttttttttaaatactgaatCAAAACCCTTTTATATGTAATATTCACCATactatttttttatcttattcagCCATCTCACTCTAAGTCATGTTTAGTGGCGTTTTATGGCTAAAGATAATGGACAAGTTATGTTTTTGGGGGGAAATTGGTTTAAAGCTCAAAAATTGAAttccaaataataaaatattgattgTAAACACCAGTTCTTACATCTTTGCTTCTACCAGGTCAGTTTCTGCATGGTCGGAGAATCTCCGTAACTGATGACCAAAATCAAGCCCCTGTCCCAGTTTATAAGGCAAAGGAAGCTTTTTACCAGAGCCAGTGGGAAGCCAAGCTATCAGGGgttgaggatgaggaagagaagCACTTCTGTATGCTGCTGGAAAGCCTGGGAGCCAGTAATGTGTTTGAGGAGTGAGTTTAATCACTGCAAGCCCTTATCTCCATGTCTCTTGGCAGTGCTGCAATTCTGTCCTGAGCCTCACTCATGTCCAGGTTAATTTAGCAAACCTCATCTTgttcttttcccttttctccAGTCCAGGTGAGGTGCGCAGCCTCTGGGCACAACTCAGGCGAGATGAGCCTCATCTCCTGTCAAATTTTGAGGAGTTTCTGGCCAGGGTGACACATCAAATCAAAGAAGCTCACCAGGAGAAGAAAGAGATGGAGAGCGCCCTTCAGAGGCAAGAAACTGGGGCAAACATGCACATATGTGTTTCactttttacagtatttatgcttattattaatatgacaactgagaaaaaactgtttatttatgcAGTCAAATGGAAACATGTGCATTAAAGAAATTTGCCACTAATGAGGCCTAATTCCTCAAGTGGCTCCCACACTTGAAAACACACACTGCTTTTCAGATTCTAACCACATATCCATCTCAGCCAACAGCTTCTCACCGATTGGTGGCATAATGGCAGGTCTGTGCACTTGTGTTTATGTTGTGGTCTTATGCTGGAGGTACTTGTACAGCCTGAGATTGTTTGCATGGATTTATCAGTAATTCTCTATAGAACACCCCCTTCATCCGTGTCAAATGACCAGTCATCTGAACACAGACTCTTTGACCATTTCTACCACTGTAGAAACTCACTGATGTCCTTAAATGGACACTGAAGTAAAATATAATTGTGATATATCCACCATATTTACTACTTTAATCCCCTGACATGCAGAGACACCTATACTTGATAATTGGAAAGACTGTTTAAACCTACAGGGATATTTGCTAACAGAATGAGCTTATATATGATGTTGCATATCCCTTGGCGCTGCATAGTACCGTGTAGGGCTTGTTATTACTTTAAACTTCACTAATTGGCTGTTTGCATCTTAACAATTTTCAGAGGGAATGTAAATACCAAAGTTATACAAAAATTAAGCTCAGTTCCATGTTGGTATGCATGTGTGCTTGAATATTTGTAAGTAATTAGTTATGCttagaaaagaaataatacaaCCTTAAGCTGAATCCAGACAATTGTTCTGCTTGTAGACatggatgtgtttttttatatggCATGCCTTTCATGGGTTTACCTTTAACAATGCTGTGTCTTTGCAGGAAGGCTGCAACGCATGACAGCGAGATCCGACATTTATACGAGGAGATGGAAGCGCAGATCAAAAATGAGAAAGACAGGCTGCTACTAAAGGTACAAATGATACAATGCACATTTATATCCTCAATTTAAGTCTGAGTTTGGCGCTTAAACAACTGCTTTTAAGAATAGACTTTGTATGATTAAATTAGTCCACCCTTATTCATCCTGTGGGGACTTTTTGGGAGTCCTGTGTTGTCTGGCTTGCACATCATTTGAAGGGGGGGCTTATGATTTGTAGGATAGAGCCAATATAACCTTAGTAATGTGTCACTCGTTACCCTGTGAGCTTTAATCCTCTCTCTTTTGGGCATGCAGGACTCTGAGCGCCTTCAGTTGCGCAGCCAGGACCTGGAGCACCAACTGTTGTCAAAGGAGAGAGAGCTGGAACATCTTTTCAAGAAGCAGAAACGGGTGAGTCTGATATTTTAGCATCttctaaaaacattatttaatgaCAGGTGTATATTTCCtacatttgatttgatttgatatttatttatttatttaagtccACCTAGAATCATCAGCTGTCCGGCTGCAACGCCTCCTCTCTAGAGCCGCCAGTGTTAACTGTAAATGTCTTAGCCATAAGAAAAGCTCCCCAAATGTTCTGTTGCCTGCAAGAGCATTCAAACACATGAGTCTTTGTGATTATTCAGCATCATCGGAACAGAAAAACTCtgtgtactgtttttttttttaaatggctgttTTACTTTAGCAATGAGGAAAATCCTCAGTGTTAGCAAGATGCACAACTCATGTGGCTGTTTTTACCATCAGCTTTGATTAATTCCCTCCTTTATGGAgctatattattttattttttttatgttaatggaTGATcataaatgtggaaaaattaaGTTAGATTTAAAACCAGTAAACACTGGATGCAGGTTGCTTTGTTTGATGTTATATTTTGAGCTGCAGCTCCACTTAACCAAATGATCTTATCCTGATCCATCCAGTCACACGCTGACCAAATTAACAACAATGGAAGTAATTAAGAAGGTTTTCTTGCCATTTTGTGAAAACGTTGTGAATTGGTTTAAGCTGTGACTTCTTCTGGAGTTAAATGTCTCCTTGTTCTGGGTCTGATTCTGGTTCATACACTAATATCACCATTGTTTGGTTAGGGATGGGCAGATCAATCAGAATATCACTACTATCAATGCTGACATTGCTATTAGTGTCAGACTGATACTAGCTTGATAAGAGTGATACTTCAGTCCGCATCAAGGCCCAAAAACGAGGCCTCAGGGACAAGACGGCTTTGGGATAAAGGGCTGAAGGCtgctatttttttccccaaaaaaccTTGCCTAATATCTGTCCTGGGTTTTGTGAACATGCATAACTAATTAACAATGGGAAGCCTAAATTAATGGtcagaaaaattaaatgcagaTTTACCACATTGATAATGGATTTAACTCATTTGCAAGTAACATTATTATTAGCATTCCTCACTTGTGTTTCTGCCCTGAAAGAGACATGATCTAGATAACAGtgtattcttttttaaaccactAAACCAAGTTAGAATTCCCTAAATAAGAGTATAAAACTGTAAATGACGGTATGAGTCTTAGTAAATATAAACTGGTTTACCATAGAAATGTCCACATAAAGGTAGAAAAGCAGGCTTGTGTGTTGCTGGGTGTGGATTTAAATAGTACTTAGACCATTTAGTTTTCACTAAATGCATTAGTGTATTTTCAGTCTTGTGTGTTCTTCCCTCTTCAGTTAGAGCTCCAGTGTCATGATCTGAGCAGTGAGAAACAGGAGAGCCATGTGGAGAATGTCAAGCTGAAAATGACCAACGATGAGCTGTCTAAAGCACTGGAGGGCACCAGCCAGGAGCTGGCTCTGGCCCAGGAGCAGCTGGCTATGCTGCAGGACCAGGCTGCCCGGTTACAGCAGGAGAAAGAGATGTGAGTGGACGCATTCTTAATACATCTACTGACAACATCTATTTACATAGATATGAACATTTCCAGATCAATAGTTCCAGATTGCGTGATAATGTGTCCACTACATGTGTTAAAATCTATTACGGTGTTCCACAGGGTTCTCGACTGGGAccagttctgttttgttttgtttagcttttatttaaaacatgctTCTTTTGGACAATATCACAGCACACAGTGCAAAACTGATTAAACTAATGAGCTTTACTGATTCTGCAAGCTTGtcatagaaaaataaaggcCTGGATGaacattcatttttaacttttgatCTCAGGCAAAATGGACCTTATTGTTGTTTATTCTAAAATATGCAGAGATTACTAACTAACTATATAGGTACGCTGGATGTCATCAACTTGGCTTCCAGTACTCCTGAGAGAAATTATTGAGGAATTCCCCTTAAATTGTTAAGGATCTCGGGTGGAAAATTGGAATCCAAGCGCAGACACTGAAGTGCAGTaaacaaaagatttatttataaggAGACcaaaggatggaggaggagttCAGGCAGGCTGGCAGACAGGCGAGCAGGCAGGCGGGTGGCAGGATCTCTAAACAGAGCAAAGAAGATAAGCTTAGGTAAACAGGCTAGAAGTGGTGGTCTGAGCATACAAACGGCCGAGAACTGTACCACGGGCTAGGTAACAATCTGGCGATGAGTTGGAGGCTGAGCAGTCCTTAAACATGAGCGGCTTGATTGCAGAATGCGCTGCAGGTGAAGATCCGGTAGCCAAGGAAACAGGCACGCCCACTGCTGCCACACACCAGAGCCGGAATCACAAcataaattatcattttatagTAATGATCTTTCATCTGCAATAATATTACCCAAGTCAGAAATATTAGAATTTATGCTTCTTTGTTACGGCACCGTCTTCTAGACTGGTTACAAAATTCTGaaaccatgttttcttttaaaactgagcTAAAAGTTGCCCTTTTGAtagaagttttatttaacttaattaTCTTTGTGCGTTGGTTGTTTAACCACAATGTCGTGTTTGAATATTTAACcatggttttgttttaattttccttttggtTTGCAAGTTGTTTtataagtgttgtttttttaatccatttaagttttttttaaaacatcattttaacctTTGCAGTGTAAAAATCTTTGGTGGCATATATGCTTGAAAAACACTTAATGAATCAACATGAGCGGATCTTTGTCTGAGATATGtcaattctttgttttaattcaaCCTTTAATCAAGCCAATGATAACACAATAGTAAAAACATCAAAGAGTGAGGAAATTATGATTTAAACACACTTTAACTTGCAATCTTAcaattaaatatgtatttttcacAATTTCATTGCAGGGAAATGTACAGAATAACTGAAGGACTTCAGAGGGAGAAGCAAAGTCTCATGAAGCAACTTGACCTCCTCAGGTAAGATGAGGCCACCCTACCATCACTGACTAAAGCTGGGTTACTGGGTTAGTAGTTAGTTTTGATTGTTTTCTTCCTATTTCAGTCTTTAGCttataaatagaataaagtaaaaatatgttGTCAAGACACCAGTggcgcaaaaaaaaaaaacatatttccttttattcttCCTAGAGAAATGAACAAGCATTTAAAAGATGAGCGAGATATATACTGTGGTGTGGTAAGTAAAGCTTACACTATGTAAGTACATTAAAATGTTATCTCTTAATAAAACTTAGGCTGTGTCACTCACTCTTTGTCTAAACAAGCCTCGAACATCACTCAGAAAGAAGCAGAAGCAGAGGGCGGGCCTTTCTGACTTATTTGATGATGCCAGCCTGCCAGCAAAAAGGTGATTAATTAATAATATCCATACCCTTTTAACAAAACTCACCCTGTTAGATTACTTCCTGTGCGGCATTTTCAGTGTGATGTCAAAATCATATatcaaaggaggaaaaacagagGATATCTGATTCTAAACACTTACAGAAATCAActaaatcctttttattttagctttgtaaaatcagaaaaaattaTGAAGAGTTTGGCCTGCAGATTTTTATCTCAGTCAAGTGAACTGATGCGGTATATCCTCTGTTTCTCGTCTGTTCCCAAAGAGCCCCACTGTTGGTGGATGGGTCCTTCCAGTCTCTGGAAGCCTTGCCTATAGAGCACCTTCAAATCGTGTTTGTtgcttcctcctcctgcagtgAGGATGATGACCCCCCGCCTTCCTCCACAACAACTGTCAGCACCTTTTCATGTCAACAACGGCCTTCAGTGAAGAAGAACTTGAGCTTAGCCAATGATAACGTCGGCCCCGCTCAACCCAAAGCGCATGATGTAAAGTCAAAGGCCAGAAAGGTGTCTGGCAAAGTGTTAACGACCaagaggatgatggtgaaaagcaaagaaaaatcaaagagaATAGATACTGAGAAGACAACAGGGGTAGAGGAGGAAGTTCTGGATGCGCCCCCTGATGGGTGGCCCCTCCGCCGAGTCATCTCCATCGAGGAGGACCACCTGCCACACCTGCTTCATGGTGGACCGCAGCCCTTACTGCATCAGCTCAGTGAAGAGGACGACAAGCTGGGGGAGGAAGAAGTGGAAGCACAGAGTGATACTGAATCTAGTGTCATCATAGCTGAAGATGCCGCTGTTATTCCTCCTTCCAGACACACTCTAAAGTCCACAGAGGCTCCTTCTATAAGGAGATCTCGTTCCACACGAGCAAAGAAGATACCAGCGTTTCCAAGAGTTCAGCCTGTTGGGAAGGAGTCTCAGCAAGTCAGTCCGGTTCAGATGTGTTCATGTGTTATTTACTAGCGTCAGAAGTAGTTTACCTTTACATGACAATTACTCATGTTCATTTCTTCTGcagaagacaaaagaaagagCTCTTTTTGCTCCAGATCGTCTGTTTAAGGTGGTGCTGGTTGGAAACTCCAGCGTGGGCAAGACATCCCTGCTGCGCTCCTTCTGTGAGGGCCGTTTTCACCCATCCACAACTGCTACTGTGGGTGAGAAGAAAGGCATCAAAACACTGCAGTCGTGTTTATGTCCACTAACATTCAGGGACTGTTTTGAGCAACTATGAATGGAATGCGTGTACATTCATAGATGCTAACAAAGAAGATCATGGGGGGGGTGACTTAGCATCACATGCAAGGGCTTGTAAAGTCACACTGCCTGTCTAAGAGTCCTGGCACACATTGTACTGGAGATTATGTCACTTCTAGTGAATTTTTCCTCCACTTGCTTTCATCTTTCTCAGACCTCACTTGAGCCTTGTTATCACCACCTTGTTCCCCTTTTCTCTCCTTAACTCCAGCTTCCTATTTTCAGCCCTCTAGTGGCCTTTCATGTCATTGTTGCCCCCAAAGATTCACAAATGCAATCATATCTGTTCTACAAATTTTTCCATGTGCTATATCAttcaaaatgtggaaaataaacaaagatcTCCTCATCAGGGATTGACTACAGCGTGAAGACATTAACCTTGGACAATATGCAGATAGCCATGCAACTTTGGGACACTGCAGGTCAGGAAAGGTGAGTTTATTTCTAGGTGCAAAATAATTTAGTAATCTGTTGGCTGTAATGTTTCAAAATCAAAGTATATTGTGACAATACTGTTATATAAATTACTATTTACAATCTGCTACATGCACGGGGACAGATTATGGAAATCATAATATATTTTTACCACAACTTGCACAGACTTTGTActcttttctgtatttaataCACACAATGAAATCTGTAGAAATCATCTAAATATGTGATTTCCATAATGACTACAAGGCTTGATGTTGAATGCATATGTATATGCATTTAATGCACAGAATGTAATCTTGCTCATATTTAATGGGGGGAGTGCTGATATTCACACCCTGTCATTGATTTAGGTACCGCAGCATAACCAAGCAGTTCTTTCGCAAGGCAGATGGCGTGGTGGTGATGTACGACGTCACAGTGGAGGAGAGCTTTAAGGATGTGCGGCCCTGGCTCATCAACGTCCAGGTCGGATGTTTAATCTGAGATGCCGTATGCgactgtttgtttatttgttgaatgctcgttcttttttatttaattttatgccTTGCTTTGAGGGTGGTGTATGGGTTTTTATCTGTGGTTTTCTTTCTGTATCACAGCTTGCAGTATTAACAGATTTAACAGCTTTTTTTGGGGCGTCTGTGCTGTTGAGAGGAGGACCAATGTTTTCAACATTCAATCTGTTGAACACTTTGAGGGAATTTCTTCAAATGTATCAGGAacttggactttttttttttttgctctgtaTTTAGAATTCATATACTTAGTTAAGAACACAGCTTGCTGTTTAACTGGTTTCCAAAGTTGGTAATTCTGGCTTTAATCTCTATTTCTTAGACAGAACtaaccaaactttatttttctcaggaAGCAGCAGGTGAAGGGATACCCATTCTGCTGCTGGGTAACAAGATGGACATGGAAAGAGAGAGGAAGGTGTCATTTAAAGATGCTGAGCAACTGGCTGTTGTGAGTTTTAACTCCAGGATAATTGATTGATGCAATCATagatttgtttccttttctcttttatttaagaGCAGAGACTTTCTGCTCTGATTACACAAAGATGGAACTTTTAATGACTTCTCCATTAGACCCCCAGTTTTTCTGACTCATCCTTGTGTGCACACTTTGTGTAGGAAAGCAGCGTGTTCTTTTTTGAGGTCAGCGCCTACACCGGCAAGAATGTGACAGAGTCCCTGACTCACCTGGCCAGGTAGGATCCCCACGCCTTATTATGTCATTGCATTAAATACTAATAGAGAACagagaaagtaaaaacagacaTACTGCTCACTAATCATCTCATGTTTTAGGCTTATGCCATCCTCTCTTTTCATCTCCTTCTTTGTGTCTTTCCTCAGAGTGTTAAAGGAGCAGGAGGACAGGGTGAGAGACACCACAGTCATCCTCACTGCTCAGCCTGTTAAGAAGAAAGCTTGCTGCAAGTGAAGACACACTGACAGCAAAAGATTTAATCTTTGAGGAATTCCAGCTGTACGCTCAATTTACTGAGCTGGATATACAGGGTCTGAAGTAGGAAAGTAAACTAAGTGTTGGACTGGAGTAAAAATCTAAACTTTAAACCTTTTTCTTATAACAAGAAGTTTTCACTTTGGCCCAGAAAGTCAGTGTGTATACTGATGCTTCCTTAGGAAGAAGTATATCGCCCATGCAGACAAACTGCTGTCAAGCTGGAATAATGAGGATTAGAAGCTCTTTGCATACATTAAAACCACATAATTGCACCACTTCTTGCAAATAATGCTGCTGCCAAATCACAGTAGTGCTCTCTGTGAGattaaaaacactgtttacaataattagtttaaaataaagaagaaatctTATCTAAAGAAAATTATATCATGTAGCTTTTTCACGACTGAAAGCTTTTACATGTGAACTCCCCTTTGTCTGGTAGAGTATCTAGATTATGTCGTAACacagtattttaaaacaaaaatcatgtgAGAAAAGTGTGACTTGtttctttcacattttatttatcatcacGCTCAaccaaactcaaaacaaagtGGTTTAAAACATATTGCATCTGTATTAGTTTCTTTTCTGACACATTGTCCCACCAAAGCACATTTGCTCTGATTTCTgttgaattaaaagaaataaataaaagtacattttcacatatttttttttaattactgaaCCAAAAAGTTTCACgtgcaaatattaaataatacttAAACACAATGAGTTACTGTAACATCTTTACACCTACATGGCATATCATAAATCTTAAGAACAGAGCCTGTCTAgggtcaaaaaaaaaactgtaaatctgTTCTCTTTGTTTAAAAGTCAACCTGTACGAGGCTTTAACTGTAcctaaaattaaatattcacTAGATCAATTAATTTGACTTTTAACTGGCCCAATTAGATGCTAACAGCATgaaaaaagatttgtttaatttctacTGTGGCAGAATTCATCAATTTCATTCATGAAATTAGCAAACTCCAGAGCAGttgtaaaccaaaataataGATTTACACATggctatttcttttcttttctacactcaacaaattataaaataaaaaataaattgatcCTCCAAACATCCACAGATCACTTACAATGTAAGGACTGAAAtgcttttgtttcttatttaaaataataaaatttcaaAATTCTAACTGAAGTAAATCAAGTTCATTTAGGATGTTACATTCAGTGAAGAGCCCCAGCCGATCATGTGATGGCACTATTGCTGAGCGATACTTATTCTGATGGCATCACGTAGATGCTGGCTTGATGCCGTCCTATCTGATGAGCCTGCTAGCCCTTCTTCTCCAACAGAATTGTTGTTGGGAGAGGCGGTGCCCACCTCCTGCTCTCTAGTTGTGTCCAGAGGGTTGGAGGGTAGGTCTGCACCGGGGCTTTTGTTTGTTCCTAATGCATTTTATAGTCGTGGGAAATGGCGGCTTCACACAGTTGTCCTTTGAAGTCTAGCTCGAGGGTGAACTCCAGGTCGCGCTGTACAAGGTAAAATAACAGTTAGTAAATCTGACAGAAAAAATCTCcactttgtaaataaatataacttcATATTAGAAAAAAACCTACATACACAGTGCCTTAAAAAAGGGTTTACATCCCTTgaactttttccacatttttgtcACATTACAACTACAAAAATCTGAAAAGTGTGGTGTGCATTTGTATTCACCACCCTTTATTTTAATAGCCCCCAAATAAAATCCAGTGCTCCAATAGTATTCAAAAGTCACATAATTAGTAAATAGAGTCCACCTGTGTGTAATCAATACACAGTATAAATACAGCTGTTCTGTGTAAAGCTTTAGATGTTTGCTAGAGATCATCAGCAAAGAAACATCATCATGAAGACTAAGAAGACACCAGACAGGTTAGGTGGTAAAGTTGTGAAGCATTTAAAGCAgggataacaaaaaaaaaacaaaaactttgaaCATCTCATGGAACACTGTTCAACCAATCATGTGCAAATGGAAAGAGTATGgcacaaatgcaaaaaaaaaggcaaaaaaagaaagccaTAGGACGTCTCATTTACAGTTCACTAAAGGCTGTGCAGGAAAATGACAGAAGAAGCTGCTCAggtcagatgagaccaaagtTAGTAGAATGGTAGAATGGTTTAGATTGgacacctgcaggacactgggccAAGAGGTCCAgatttggtgatccctggtTTAAATGAAAGCATATTTATGTGTTAGAATGACCCAGTCAAAGCCTAGACC
The window above is part of the Melanotaenia boesemani isolate fMelBoe1 chromosome 23, fMelBoe1.pri, whole genome shotgun sequence genome. Proteins encoded here:
- the cracr2ab gene encoding EF-hand calcium-binding domain-containing protein 4B, with product MEEEEGRVNGFGLNPGRRSSDWGHITLLDKTKEFFQTCDVEGKGFINRTDMRRLHRELPLSAEELEDVFDSLDTDHAGYLTLEAFSSRFSQFLHGRRISVTDDQNQAPVPVYKAKEAFYQSQWEAKLSGVEDEEEKHFCMLLESLGASNVFEDPGEVRSLWAQLRRDEPHLLSNFEEFLARVTHQIKEAHQEKKEMESALQRKAATHDSEIRHLYEEMEAQIKNEKDRLLLKDSERLQLRSQDLEHQLLSKERELEHLFKKQKRLELQCHDLSSEKQESHVENVKLKMTNDELSKALEGTSQELALAQEQLAMLQDQAARLQQEKEMEMYRITEGLQREKQSLMKQLDLLREMNKHLKDERDIYCGVPRTSLRKKQKQRAGLSDLFDDASLPAKSEDDDPPPSSTTTVSTFSCQQRPSVKKNLSLANDNVGPAQPKAHDVKSKARKVSGKVLTTKRMMVKSKEKSKRIDTEKTTGVEEEVLDAPPDGWPLRRVISIEEDHLPHLLHGGPQPLLHQLSEEDDKLGEEEVEAQSDTESSVIIAEDAAVIPPSRHTLKSTEAPSIRRSRSTRAKKIPAFPRVQPVGKESQQKTKERALFAPDRLFKVVLVGNSSVGKTSLLRSFCEGRFHPSTTATVGIDYSVKTLTLDNMQIAMQLWDTAGQERYRSITKQFFRKADGVVVMYDVTVEESFKDVRPWLINVQEAAGEGIPILLLGNKMDMERERKVSFKDAEQLAVESSVFFFEVSAYTGKNVTESLTHLARVLKEQEDRVRDTTVILTAQPVKKKACCK